In Antennarius striatus isolate MH-2024 chromosome 8, ASM4005453v1, whole genome shotgun sequence, a single window of DNA contains:
- the mief2 gene encoding mitochondrial dynamics protein MID49: MYFKASRRRGEYGVSVVIDFLLSNARLVLGVGGAAILGIATLALKRLIEHAGRAADDKKVEQKMAESWEELNLVSASPTLIKKGIEGATREPVAKAARQKKGDLCQQPQMTSLELQPQPESKSTRLQLCVLSLQERLQQYYHTRVVLPPQEVRQAQALALDICTEIQGFLRSRNPDMPLGEMSLGGSLLDDLQVVGADHACLLVPLQLEASLWRLVPGEETLLTHPLHWMVRRLNLEYFPRGQSYWDRYLVGGYLSSDAVVNMFNKVVMETVNWPSISGTMDCLVRPLPGQPGLRLEIRPGNDLRAPCSDQPLFISMLPLLRAEDVVLTAQPELTSPWVNAWHLSLYPWETRRLAQLDAADDGCRRRMVKILKAVCRLNPALRPLRAAPLANLILQLSDSESDWTEASLGARFQQCITELIGYLEQGVLHSYFKPAVNLLSSLSEDQVDQMGFMLYCAVSEPEILLI; this comes from the exons ATGTACTTCAAAGCCAGTCGGAGACGAGGAGAGTATGGTGTCTCCGTGGTGATTGATTTCCTGCTGTCAAATGCCCGGCTGGTTCTCGGAGTTGGTGGGGCGGCCATCCTTGGAATTGCTACACTGGCACTGAAACGG cTGATTGAGCACGCAGGACGTGCAGCCGATGATAAAAAAGTGGAGCAGAAGATGGCTGAGAGCTGGGAGGAGTTGAATCTAGTCTCTGCTTCCCCCACACTGATCAAGAAAGGCATCGAGGGCGCCACGAGAGAACCTGTTGCCAAGGCTGCGAGACAGAAGAAAG GTGACCTGTGCCAACAACCTCAGATGACCTCGCTGGAGCTGCAGCCTCAACCTGAATCCAAGTCCACCAGACTCCAGCTCTGCGTCCTCAGCTTGCAG GAGCGGCTGCAGCAGTACTATCACACCAGGGTGGTGCTGCCTCCCCAGGAGGTCCGGCAGGCTCAGGCTCTGGCTTTGGACATCTGCACTGAGATCCAGGGCTTTCTGCGCAGCCGTAACCCCGACATGCCCCTGGGGGAGATGAGCCTCGGGGGTTCACTCCTGGATGACCTGCAG GTGGTCGGTGCCGACCACGCGTGTTTGCTGGTGCCTCTACAGCTGGAAGCCTCTCTGTGGCGCCTCGTCCCGGGAGAGGAAACGCTGCTCACACACCCGCTGCACTGGATGGTCCGACGGCTAAATCTGGAATATTTTCCAAGAGGGCAGAGCTACTGGGACAG GTACTTGGTGGGCGGTTACCTGTCTTCAGATGCTGTTGTCAACATGTTTAATAaggttgtcatggaaactgtAAACTGGCCATCCATCAGCGGCACCATGGACTGTCTCGTCAGACCTTTGCCGGGACAACCGGGCCTGAGACTGGAGATTCG GCCTGGGAACGACCTAAGAGCCCCGTGCAGCGATCAGCCCCTCTTCATCTCCATGCTGCCTCTGCTGAGGGCAGAGGATGTCGTTCTGACCGCCCAGCCCGAGCTCACCTCTCCCTGGGTGAACGCCTGGCACCTGTCCCTCTACCCGTGGGAGACCCGGCGCCTGGCTCAGCTGGACGCCGCCGATGACGGTTGTCGCAGACGGATGGTTAAAATCCTGAAGGCGGTGTGCAGACTGAATCCTGCCCTGCGACCGCTCAGAGCTGCCCCGCTGGCCAATCTCATCCTGCAACTCAGCGACAGCGAGAGCGACTGGACGGAGGCCAGCCTGGGCGCTAGATTCCAGCAGTGCATCACGGAGCTCATTGGCTACCTTGAACAAGGGGTGTTGCACAGCTACTTCAAGCCAGCTGTCAATCTGCTGAGCAGCTTGTCAGAGGACCAGGTGGATCAGATGGGCTTCATGCTCTACTGCGCTGTGTCAGAGCCTGAAATACTGCTCATTTAA
- the LOC137599879 gene encoding cilia- and flagella-associated protein 20-like has translation MFRGTFQGSFLSILYSIGRQPLQIWEEKVQNGQIGRITDNDIRSMVVEVEGVNVSTTYINCPADPKKTLGIRLPIMVLIIKNLKKDFSFEIQVLDDNNVRRRFRASTYRSRSWVNPFICTMPLRLDDGWNRLQLNLSEYTRKVYGTNYVETLRVQIHANCRIRRVYFTDRLYSEDELPREFKLFWPVPQQKAKYPGIDFPLEAEECTRPMVGTQPPVPLFEERDYYTVRLAYLYLSAASTMEVEIMVHSDSMSSASCGIWEKLPEWWELKTSLTEGSARCSQQILKSHLGLLSLSSLLLYQWIQLTTRR, from the exons ATGTTTAGAGGGACTTTTCAAGGATCGTTTCTGTCTATTTTATACAGCATCGGCAGACAACCCCTTCAAATATGGGAAGAAAAG GTGCAGAACGGTCAAATTGGGAGAATCACCGACAACGACATCCGCTCAATGGTGGTAGAGGTCGAAGGGGTGAACGTCag CACCACATACATAAATTGCCCAGCAGACCCAAAGAAGACATTGGGTATTAGGCTTCCAATTATGGTCTTGATAATCAAGAACCTGAAAAAGGACTTCTCATTTGAAATCCAG GTGCTGGATGACAACAATGTTCGCCGGCGGTTTAGGGCAAGTACCTACCGAAGCAGGAGTTGGGTGAATCCGTTCATCTGCACCATGCCCCTGAGGTTGGACGATGGCTGGAACAGGCTCCAACTCAACTTATCGGAATATACTAGGAAAGTCTATGGTACCAATTATGTTGAGACGTTGCGTGTACAG ATCCACGCCAACTGTCGCATTAGGAGAGTCTATTTCACAGACAGGCTGTACTCTGAGGATGAACTCCCGAGAGAGTTTAAACTTTTCTGGCCTGTCCCGCAGCAGAAAGCTAAG taccctggaatagactttcccctggaggctgaggagtgtacTCGCCCTATGGTTGGAACTCAACccccggtccccctttttgaagaGAGGGACTACTAcaccg tacgcctggcctacctgtacctgtcagctgcttcgacaatggaggtggagattatggtccactctgactcaatgtcctcAGCCTCCTGTGGGATCTGGGAAAAGCTTCCCGAgtggtgggagttgaagacctcactgacagaaggttctgccagatgttcccaacagaTTCTCAAATCACATTTGGGCCTTCTGAGTCTGTCCAGCCTCCTGCTCTACCAatggatccagctcaccaccaggagGTGA